A region of Lichenibacterium dinghuense DNA encodes the following proteins:
- the argS gene encoding arginine--tRNA ligase has product MVDLVGWVDDKLRRAFARASLPVEGVRSVPATRPEFGDFQCNAAMALGKAAKRNPRDLAAAVAETLRADPDFASVEVAGPGFLNLRLADGFVAGLAREQAASPTLGIVQTGGAPVLLDFGGANVAKPLHVGHLRSLVIGESLSRIFQAQGLETVSDVHFGDWGLQMGMLIGAIRRAHPGRAPGTVGEVIGIDEMQRLYPEAAAACKADPGRMAEARALTAALQGGDAEARADWAALRATSFADQKGDFDRLGAHFDLYLGESDVQATVDRLVPDLMARGVAERDDGAVVIAVAEPSDTKQIPPLMLEKSDGAATYGTTDLATIADRPDNAESRHCGRYVYVVDERQSLHFTQVFRAARRAGLAPGVAFTHVGFGTVNGLDGKPYKTREGGVARLRDLLDEAVAKARERVDASDPDVDAEELAQQVGLAAVKWADLSTGRLGGYVFNLERMMSFEGNTGPYVQYACVRIGAIAARAKAAGAEASAIALGHPAERALAMACLGLPNAVEAAAAGAAPNEIAGFAFAVAQSFSRFYTECPVLAAGEDERAARLALCELAFAVLSRALWMLGIAVPRRM; this is encoded by the coding sequence ATGGTGGATCTGGTGGGCTGGGTGGACGACAAGCTGCGGCGCGCCTTCGCGCGAGCGTCGCTGCCGGTCGAGGGCGTGAGATCCGTGCCCGCCACGCGCCCCGAGTTCGGCGACTTCCAGTGCAACGCCGCCATGGCGCTCGGCAAAGCGGCCAAGCGCAACCCGCGCGACCTCGCCGCCGCGGTGGCCGAGACGCTGCGGGCCGACCCCGACTTCGCCTCCGTCGAGGTCGCCGGGCCGGGCTTCCTCAACCTGCGCCTCGCCGACGGGTTCGTGGCCGGCCTCGCGCGCGAGCAGGCCGCGTCCCCCACGCTCGGCATCGTCCAGACCGGCGGCGCCCCCGTGCTGCTCGACTTCGGCGGCGCCAACGTGGCGAAGCCCCTCCACGTCGGACACCTGCGCTCGCTGGTGATCGGCGAGTCGCTGTCGCGCATCTTCCAGGCGCAGGGCCTGGAGACCGTGTCGGACGTGCATTTCGGCGACTGGGGCCTGCAGATGGGCATGCTCATCGGCGCCATCCGCCGCGCGCATCCCGGCCGGGCGCCGGGCACCGTGGGCGAGGTGATCGGCATCGACGAGATGCAGCGGCTCTATCCGGAGGCCGCCGCGGCCTGCAAGGCCGATCCCGGGCGCATGGCGGAGGCGCGGGCGCTGACGGCCGCGCTGCAGGGCGGCGACGCCGAAGCCCGCGCCGACTGGGCCGCGCTGCGCGCCACGTCCTTCGCCGACCAGAAGGGCGACTTCGACCGGTTAGGGGCGCATTTCGACCTCTACCTCGGCGAAAGCGACGTGCAGGCCACCGTCGACCGGCTCGTGCCCGACCTCATGGCCCGCGGGGTCGCCGAGCGCGACGACGGCGCCGTGGTGATCGCGGTCGCGGAGCCGTCGGACACGAAGCAGATCCCGCCGCTGATGCTGGAGAAGTCCGACGGCGCCGCCACCTACGGCACCACCGACCTCGCCACGATCGCCGACCGGCCCGACAACGCGGAGTCGCGGCACTGCGGCCGCTACGTCTACGTGGTGGACGAGCGCCAGTCGCTGCACTTCACGCAGGTGTTCCGCGCCGCCCGCCGGGCCGGCCTCGCGCCTGGCGTCGCCTTCACCCACGTCGGCTTCGGCACGGTGAACGGGCTCGACGGAAAACCCTACAAGACGCGCGAGGGCGGGGTCGCGCGGCTGCGCGACCTGCTCGACGAGGCGGTCGCCAAGGCGCGCGAGCGCGTCGACGCCTCGGACCCGGACGTCGACGCCGAGGAGCTGGCGCAGCAGGTGGGCCTCGCGGCCGTGAAATGGGCCGACCTGTCGACGGGCCGGCTCGGCGGCTACGTGTTCAACCTCGAGCGCATGATGTCGTTCGAGGGCAACACGGGCCCCTACGTGCAATATGCCTGCGTGCGGATCGGCGCCATCGCGGCCAGGGCGAAGGCGGCGGGCGCGGAAGCCTCGGCCATCGCGCTCGGCCACCCGGCCGAGCGGGCGCTCGCCATGGCCTGCCTGGGGCTGCCGAACGCCGTCGAGGCCGCGGCGGCCGGCGCCGCGCCGAACGAGATCGCCGGCTTCGCCTTCGCGGTGGCGCAGAGCTTCAGCCGCTTCTACACGGAATGCCCCGTGCTGGCGGCCGGGGAAGACGAGCGCGCCGCGCGCCTCGCGCTGTGCGAGCTCGCCTTCGCGGTGCTGTCGCGCGCGCTGTGGATGCTCGGCATCGCGGTGCCGCGGCGGATGTGA
- a CDS encoding phosphomannomutase — protein sequence MSSLKFGTSGLRGLVVDLVGRPTDDHVRAFLLALGDELAPGSPVLIGRDLRGSSPAIAATAAAAVAASGYRPLDGGALPTPALALEAARLGCPAVMVTGSHIPDDRNGLKFYTARGEITKDEEAAILAALAPGAASTGAAEPHPEAARRYLARYTDAFPADALSGLRVGVYQHSTVVRDMLVELVAALGGTPVPFGRSDSFVPVDTEAHRPEDLAALRAAAAESALDAILSADGDADRPLLADADGNVLPGDVVGTVAARHLGADAVAVPVSANSAIEAAGGFARVVRTRIGSPYVVAGMAEAGRDGAERIAGFEANGGFLLGSDVMVAGRRLGALPTRDAALPLVATLAAARAAGSSLAALAASLRFKATASHRLQEVPPARSGPFLATLADPEARAAFLRPLGRVASVSAVDGVRVGLEGGSVIHFRASGNAPELRCYAEAETPAEAERILRWGLDAAAAAMRESPGA from the coding sequence GTGAGCAGCCTCAAGTTCGGGACCAGCGGGCTGCGCGGCCTCGTGGTCGACCTCGTCGGGCGGCCGACGGACGACCACGTGCGCGCCTTCCTGCTCGCGCTCGGGGACGAGCTCGCGCCGGGCTCGCCGGTGCTGATCGGCCGCGACCTCCGCGGCTCGAGCCCCGCCATCGCCGCGACCGCCGCCGCGGCGGTGGCGGCCTCGGGGTACAGGCCGCTCGACGGTGGCGCGCTGCCGACGCCCGCCCTGGCGCTGGAGGCCGCGCGCCTCGGCTGCCCGGCCGTGATGGTCACCGGCAGCCACATCCCGGACGACCGCAACGGGCTGAAGTTCTACACGGCGCGCGGCGAGATCACCAAGGACGAGGAGGCCGCGATCCTGGCCGCCCTGGCGCCCGGCGCGGCGAGCACGGGCGCGGCCGAGCCCCATCCGGAGGCGGCGCGGCGCTACCTCGCGCGCTACACCGACGCCTTCCCGGCCGACGCGCTGTCGGGCCTCCGGGTCGGCGTCTACCAGCACAGCACCGTGGTCCGCGACATGCTGGTCGAGCTGGTGGCCGCGCTCGGCGGCACGCCGGTGCCGTTCGGCCGCTCGGACAGCTTCGTGCCGGTCGACACCGAAGCCCACCGGCCGGAGGACCTCGCGGCGCTGAGGGCCGCCGCGGCGGAAAGCGCGCTCGACGCGATCCTCAGCGCGGACGGCGACGCCGACCGCCCCCTCCTGGCCGACGCGGACGGGAATGTGCTGCCCGGCGACGTGGTCGGCACGGTCGCGGCCCGCCACCTCGGCGCGGACGCGGTCGCGGTGCCGGTCTCGGCCAATTCCGCCATCGAGGCCGCGGGCGGCTTCGCCCGCGTGGTGCGCACGCGCATCGGCTCGCCCTACGTGGTGGCCGGCATGGCGGAGGCGGGCCGCGACGGCGCGGAGCGGATCGCGGGCTTCGAGGCCAACGGCGGCTTCCTGCTCGGTTCGGACGTCATGGTCGCGGGCCGGCGCCTCGGCGCCCTGCCGACGCGCGATGCCGCGCTGCCGCTCGTCGCGACCCTGGCGGCGGCGCGCGCGGCGGGATCGAGCCTCGCGGCGCTGGCCGCTTCCCTGCGCTTCAAGGCGACCGCGAGCCACCGCCTGCAGGAGGTGCCGCCCGCGCGCTCCGGCCCGTTCCTCGCGACCCTGGCCGACCCCGAGGCCCGCGCGGCCTTCCTCCGGCCGCTCGGCCGCGTCGCCTCGGTCAGCGCGGTCGACGGCGTCCGGGTCGGCCTGGAGGGGGGCTCTGTGATCCACTTCCGCGCCTCCGGCAACGCGCCCGAGCTGCGCTGCTATGCCGAGGCGGAGACGCCGGCGGAGGCCGAGCGCATCCTGCGCTGGGGGCTCGACGCGGCCGCGGCCGCGATGCGGGAGAGCCCCGGGGCGTGA